One genomic region from Xenopus laevis strain J_2021 chromosome 2L, Xenopus_laevis_v10.1, whole genome shotgun sequence encodes:
- the snrnp40.L gene encoding small nuclear ribonucleoprotein, U5 40kDa subunit L homeolog (The RefSeq protein has 2 substitutions compared to this genomic sequence), with translation MNEQNKRKGMELVPVLAKKPRNELVVSGPPRSSSLQAPIMLLSGHEGEVYCCKFHPNGVTLSSAGFDRLILLWNVYGDCDNYATLKGHSGAVMELHYNTDGSLLFSASTDRTVAIWDCETGERVKRLKGHTSFVNSCYPARRGPQLICTGSDDGTVKLWDFRKKAAVQTFQNTYQVLSVTFNDTSDQIISGGIDNDIKVWDLRQNKLMYTMRGHGDSVTGLSLSSEGSYLLSNAMDNTVRVWDVRPFAPKERCVKIFQGNVHNFEKNLLRSSWSADGSKIAAGSADRFVYVWDTTSRRVLYKLPGHAGSVNEVAFHPEEPIILSASNDKRLYLGEIQ, from the exons ATGAACGAACAAAACAAGCGGAAGGGAATGGAACTGGTGCCGGTACTGGCGAAAAAACCACGGAATGAGTTGGTGGTTTCG GGTCCCCCAAGATCATCCAGTCTTCAGGCTCCAATCATGCTGCTCTCTGGTCATGAAGGAGAAGTATATTGCTGCAAATTTCATCCCAATGGTGTAACTTTGTCTTCTGCAGGATTTGACAGACTAATCC TGCTATGGAATGTATATGGCGACTGTGACAATTATGCAACTTTGAAAGGACATAGTGGAGCAGTGATGGAGCTTCATTATAATACAGATGGGAG CCTGCTATTCTCAGCATCAACTGATAAAACTGTTGCTATTTGGGACTGTGAAACAGGAGAAAGGGTGAAGCGGTTAAAGGGACATACATCATTTGTGAATTCATGTTACCCAGCAAGAAGGGGACCTCAGCTTATATGCACAGGGAGTGATGATGGCACAGTAAAG CTATGGGATTTCAGGAAAAAGGCTGCAGTACAGACCTTTCAAAATACATACCAAGTACTATCTGTCACATTCAATGACACCAGTGACCAGATCATCTCAGGAGGCATTGACAATGACATCAAG GTATGGGACTTGAGACAAAACAAGCTTATGTATACAATGAGAGGTCATGGTGACTCTGTTACAGGGCTTAGCCTCAGTTCTGAGGGCTCCTATCTTCTGTCTAATGCTATGGACAATACAG TACGTGTATGGGATGTCCGCCCTTTTGCTCCAAAAGAGAGATGTGTGAAGATATTCCAAGGAAATGTGCACAACTTTGAAAAG AACCTGTTACGTTGCTCTTGGTCTGCTGATGGAAGCAAAATAGCCGCAGGATCCGCAGACAG atttgtttatGTTTGGGATACTACATCACGCCGGGTCCTTTACAAGCTTCCTGGTCACGCTGGGTCTGTCAATGAGGTGGCTTTTCACCCTGAGGAGCCAATTA TTCTCTCTGCCTCCAATGACAAGAGATTGTATTTGGGGGAGATCCAGTGA
- the LOC108708086 gene encoding nucleolar protein of 40 kDa, with amino-acid sequence MENLPELHEIFKGEVASVTEYGAFIKIPGCRRQGLVHKSHMSSSHVDRPSEVVDVGEKVWVKVIGRETKDGKEKVSLSMKVVNQGNGKDLDPNNIVLEQDERKRREFKDYSKQKITLEAVLNTVCQKCGCKGHFAKDCFMQPGGTKYTLIPEEEDEHPQEDTSSAKKKKKEKEKKRKKHHREKQDSESDSSESSSSDSSDSGPSRKKRKNEEKSRKTSKKKKRKHKKHKHKNSGKGE; translated from the exons ATGGAGAATCTGCCAGAGTTACATGAAATATTCAAAGGAGAG GTTGCAAGTGTGACAGAATATGGAGCTTTTATTAAAATTCCTGGCTGCAGGAGACAAG gtCTCGTGCACAAGTCACACATGTCATCCAGCCATGTGGATCGACCCTCAGAAGTGGTAGACGTTGGTGAAAAAGTGTGGGTAAAAGTTATTGGACGAGAG ACAAAAGATGGGAAGGAGAAAGTCTCTCTGTCCATGAAGGTTGTTAACCAAGGAAATGGGAAAGACTTGGACCCAAACAACATTGTTTTAGA GCAAGATGAGAGAAAGAGGCGAGAGTTTAAGGACTACAGCAAGCAGAAAATAACCCTGGAGGCTGTGCTGAATACAGTGTGTCAGAAGTGCGGTTGCAAAG GTCACTTTGCTAAGGACTGTTTTATGCAGCCAGGAGGAACAAAATACACCTTAATACCAGAAGAGGAGGATGAGCATCCTCAAGAGGATACCAGTtctgcaaagaagaaaaaaaag gaaaaagagaagaaaaggaaaaagcaCCACAGAGAAAAGCAGGACTCTGAATCAGACAGCTCAGAAAGTTCCAGCTCTGACAGCTCTGACTCTGGCCCAtctagaaagaaaaggaaaaatgaagagaAAAGCAGGAAAAcatcaaagaaaaagaaaagaaagcacaaaaaacacaaacataagAACTCTGGAAAGGGTGAATAG